A region of uncultured Carboxylicivirga sp. DNA encodes the following proteins:
- a CDS encoding PorP/SprF family type IX secretion system membrane protein has product MKKRVVILLINVCFIVLYVWLLPGVQAQYIHFSNLYVTHLTLNPANIGSFDGDLRAVAMYRAQGYNLGVPYQTFYTSFEKPFFPFDEQIDVGIYYSHDDAGKYNFPAHYFFANIAKRVAVTRTVAITAGLQIGYVSRSFNSLNETYPDQYSRETGSFDRNLPTSEQFDINTSSNVSAGIGILVTKTFNESVLNVGYSAQNINKPSETFFGEENQTDIRNVFHTKFEYSISKFIFTTPAFVLVAQGKSRQTIIGSNVGYRINANKSIRNIQGGLFLRNGILNNFESIIFGFGIDLSKWKFFSSYDFDISGLKSNYSANTGIEFGLVYILPNSSLREIIHPTERF; this is encoded by the coding sequence ATGAAGAAAAGAGTTGTTATTTTGTTGATAAATGTTTGTTTTATAGTGCTGTATGTTTGGTTGTTGCCGGGAGTACAAGCTCAGTATATTCATTTCTCAAATTTATATGTGACACATTTAACTCTTAATCCGGCTAACATTGGTAGTTTTGATGGAGATCTTCGTGCTGTTGCAATGTATCGGGCTCAAGGTTATAATTTAGGTGTGCCATACCAAACCTTTTATACAAGCTTTGAAAAACCGTTTTTCCCTTTTGATGAACAAATAGATGTTGGTATTTATTATAGCCATGATGATGCAGGTAAGTATAATTTTCCGGCACATTACTTTTTTGCAAATATTGCAAAAAGAGTTGCTGTTACACGAACAGTTGCTATAACTGCAGGATTGCAAATAGGTTATGTATCAAGGTCATTCAATAGCCTAAATGAAACTTACCCAGATCAATATAGTAGAGAAACAGGATCATTCGACAGAAATTTACCTACGTCAGAACAATTTGATATTAATACTTCAAGTAATGTGTCTGCCGGTATAGGTATTTTGGTTACCAAAACCTTTAATGAATCTGTTTTAAATGTGGGTTATTCTGCTCAAAACATTAACAAACCAAGTGAAACATTTTTTGGGGAAGAGAATCAAACAGATATACGAAATGTATTTCATACGAAGTTTGAATATTCTATATCTAAATTTATTTTTACCACTCCAGCATTTGTTCTTGTTGCTCAAGGAAAATCACGGCAAACAATAATCGGTTCTAATGTTGGTTATAGAATAAATGCAAATAAGAGCATAAGAAATATTCAAGGAGGGCTTTTTTTAAGAAACGGAATATTGAATAACTTTGAGAGCATAATCTTCGGTTTTGGAATTGACTTGTCAAAATGGAAGTTTTTTTCGAGCTATGATTTTGATATTTCAGGTTTGAAGTCAAATTATTCTGCCAATACAGGTATTGAATTTGGATTGGTATATATTCTACCCAATTCTTCCTTGCGAGAAATTATTCACCCTACTGAAAGATTCTAA